One window from the genome of Deinococcus planocerae encodes:
- the dnaE gene encoding DNA polymerase III subunit alpha produces MTAADPAQPHVHLPDGSCCGPRKFAHLHQHTQYSLLDGAAKLKDLLKWVKEVTPNDPACAMTDHGNMHGAVHFYNYATGMGVKPILGYEAYVVPGHGTRRDKKPGVSGEKGIFHLTLLARDFEGYQNLCRLSSRGYTEGYYYKPRIDHELLQEHHRGVIAFSGCLGSEVQQLLLQGREDEARARLLWYRDLFGENYFIEIQDHGLTEQRKNNPILKAWAQELGIGMVATNDGHYVKKTDATAHETLLAIQTKATLADENRFKFPCEEFYVKGLDEMQAALPVAEWGEEPFDNTARIAQMCNVELPVGKKRVYQMPALPIPEGRTMAEELRVQTYRGTVKRYPAHATENLLRDYAQRSLEALGTEDRARVLSRVRGCDAKTCDLETLFTLLAFMGSVWEGRGKDAGEKYTKYPALEVMEAEAEAGQLPAYAHEDCRKARRGDSDTSIELDPEADVEETTKAHHTHALVVLRRAEYELSVINNMGFPDYFLIVADYINWAKDQGISVGPGRGSGAGSLVAYAIRITNLDPLEFELLFERFLNPDRISMPDFDIDFNDARRGEVIEYVQGKYGDDRVAQIATFGTMASKACLKDVARVMGLEYAKVDKVSKLIPIKFGKSYSLEQARDAVPDIQQMLEEDAQLREAYEFALKLEGLTRHASVHAAGVVIGKTQLTDLVPVMRDTSGEGMVCQYDMKAVEDIGLIKMDFLGLRTLSFLDEAKRIMRESRGIEIDFDTIPFDDEKTFELLSRGDNKGVFQLEGAGIADASRRLKPRRLADIIALSALYRPGPMENIPTYVRRHHGVEEVDYVKDGFPNSARWLEKILAETYGIPVYQEQIMQIASEVAGYSLGGADLLRRAMGKKDAEEMKRQRQLFVDGAEKNGVPKEEGNRLFDLLDAFANYGFNKSHSAAYGVVTYQTAWLKANYPVEFMAALLTVERRDSDKVAEYVSDARKMDVRVLPPDINRSAADFAVQGEEILFGLYAIKGLGEAAVQRILEERQRAGAFKSLADFCSRVGGKVCNRKAMESLIKSGAFDRFGERRQLMESLEDALSWAQGAAAMASSGMDALFGMSETAPEPKPRAGIEPYTDLQRLAIEKESLGLYISGHPLEQHEGLREAASCRISDLDAWFTTQNVAPGKRVKAVLAGMIESVVKKPTKSGGMMARFILADESGQTELVAFSRAYDRIQEKLINDTPALVIVELESEDGGLRAIAEEVVGVEQLAEVPKVMYVTIDLETASPDAVGEFQSVLDEHAGSMPTYLRLETPEQFVLYQLDHNMGSPEAIRALNAGFPWADAYLAYDQGTILSRFAPKPPAWANKGGGRGMQA; encoded by the coding sequence ATGACCGCCGCCGACCCCGCTCAGCCCCATGTTCATCTGCCGGACGGCTCCTGCTGCGGCCCCAGAAAGTTCGCGCACCTGCACCAGCACACCCAGTACAGCCTCCTCGACGGCGCGGCCAAGCTCAAAGACCTCCTGAAGTGGGTCAAGGAGGTCACGCCCAACGACCCGGCGTGCGCCATGACCGACCACGGCAACATGCACGGGGCGGTCCACTTCTACAACTACGCGACCGGCATGGGCGTCAAGCCGATCCTGGGCTACGAGGCCTATGTCGTCCCCGGCCACGGCACCCGGCGCGACAAGAAGCCGGGCGTCAGCGGCGAGAAGGGCATCTTCCACCTCACCCTGCTCGCCCGCGACTTCGAGGGCTACCAGAACCTCTGCCGCCTGAGTTCGCGCGGCTACACCGAGGGGTACTACTACAAGCCGCGCATCGACCACGAGCTGCTTCAGGAGCACCACCGGGGCGTGATCGCCTTCTCCGGCTGCCTGGGCTCGGAGGTGCAGCAACTCCTGCTCCAGGGGCGCGAGGACGAGGCGCGGGCACGCCTTCTGTGGTACCGCGACCTCTTCGGCGAGAACTACTTCATCGAGATTCAGGATCACGGTCTGACCGAGCAGCGGAAGAACAACCCGATTCTCAAGGCCTGGGCGCAGGAACTCGGCATCGGCATGGTCGCCACGAACGACGGGCATTACGTCAAGAAGACCGATGCCACCGCCCACGAGACGCTGCTCGCCATCCAGACCAAGGCCACCCTCGCCGACGAGAACCGCTTCAAGTTCCCCTGCGAGGAGTTCTACGTGAAGGGCCTGGACGAGATGCAGGCGGCCCTCCCCGTCGCCGAGTGGGGCGAGGAACCCTTCGACAACACCGCCCGGATCGCCCAGATGTGCAACGTCGAGTTGCCCGTGGGCAAGAAGCGGGTGTACCAGATGCCCGCCCTGCCCATCCCGGAAGGCCGCACGATGGCCGAGGAATTGCGGGTGCAGACGTACCGCGGCACGGTGAAGCGATATCCGGCGCACGCGACGGAGAACCTGCTCCGCGACTACGCTCAGCGGTCGTTGGAGGCGCTGGGTACGGAGGACAGGGCGCGCGTCCTCTCCCGCGTGCGAGGTTGCGACGCCAAGACCTGCGACCTCGAAACGCTGTTCACCCTCCTCGCCTTCATGGGCAGTGTCTGGGAGGGGCGAGGCAAGGACGCGGGGGAGAAGTACACCAAATACCCGGCGCTGGAGGTCATGGAGGCGGAGGCCGAGGCGGGTCAACTCCCCGCCTATGCCCACGAGGACTGCCGCAAGGCCCGGCGGGGCGACAGCGACACGAGTATCGAACTCGACCCCGAGGCCGACGTGGAGGAGACGACCAAGGCTCACCACACCCACGCCCTCGTCGTCCTGCGCCGGGCCGAGTATGAACTCTCGGTCATCAACAACATGGGCTTCCCCGACTACTTCCTGATCGTCGCCGACTACATCAACTGGGCGAAGGATCAGGGCATCTCCGTGGGCCCGGGGCGCGGGTCGGGCGCGGGCTCGCTCGTCGCCTACGCCATCCGCATCACCAACCTCGACCCCCTGGAATTCGAGCTGCTGTTCGAGCGCTTCCTCAACCCCGACCGCATCTCCATGCCCGACTTCGACATCGACTTCAACGACGCCCGGCGCGGCGAGGTCATCGAGTACGTGCAGGGCAAGTACGGCGACGACCGGGTGGCCCAGATCGCCACCTTCGGGACGATGGCGAGCAAGGCGTGCCTCAAGGACGTGGCGCGCGTGATGGGCCTGGAATACGCCAAGGTCGATAAGGTCTCCAAACTCATCCCCATCAAGTTCGGTAAGTCCTACTCGCTGGAGCAGGCGCGCGACGCGGTGCCCGACATCCAGCAGATGCTCGAAGAGGACGCCCAGCTCAGGGAGGCGTACGAGTTCGCCCTGAAGCTGGAGGGTCTGACCCGCCACGCCTCGGTCCACGCGGCGGGCGTCGTGATCGGCAAGACGCAGCTCACCGACCTCGTGCCCGTGATGCGCGACACGTCGGGCGAGGGCATGGTCTGCCAGTACGACATGAAGGCGGTCGAGGACATCGGCCTGATCAAGATGGACTTTCTGGGGCTGCGCACCCTGTCCTTCCTCGACGAGGCCAAGCGCATCATGCGCGAGTCGCGCGGCATCGAGATCGACTTCGACACCATCCCCTTCGACGACGAGAAGACCTTCGAACTGCTCTCACGCGGCGACAACAAGGGCGTCTTCCAGCTAGAAGGCGCAGGGATCGCCGACGCCTCCCGCCGCCTCAAGCCGCGCCGCCTCGCCGACATCATCGCCCTGTCGGCCCTCTACCGCCCCGGCCCGATGGAGAACATCCCCACCTACGTCCGCCGCCACCACGGGGTCGAGGAGGTCGATTACGTCAAGGACGGCTTCCCCAACTCCGCGCGGTGGTTGGAGAAGATTCTGGCCGAAACCTACGGCATCCCCGTCTATCAGGAGCAGATCATGCAGATCGCTTCGGAGGTGGCGGGCTATTCGTTGGGCGGCGCCGACCTACTCCGCCGAGCGATGGGTAAAAAAGACGCCGAGGAGATGAAGCGTCAGCGGCAGCTCTTCGTTGATGGCGCAGAAAAGAACGGGGTGCCGAAGGAAGAGGGTAATAGACTCTTCGATTTGCTGGATGCATTTGCGAACTACGGATTCAATAAGAGTCATAGTGCCGCATATGGAGTTGTTACTTATCAAACGGCCTGGTTGAAAGCAAACTATCCCGTCGAATTCATGGCCGCCCTTCTCACTGTCGAGCGCCGCGACTCCGACAAGGTGGCCGAGTACGTCTCCGACGCCCGCAAGATGGACGTGCGGGTGCTGCCGCCCGACATCAACCGTTCCGCCGCCGACTTCGCGGTGCAGGGCGAGGAAATCCTCTTCGGGCTGTACGCGATCAAGGGGCTGGGCGAGGCGGCGGTGCAGAGGATTCTGGAGGAGCGCCAGCGTGCGGGGGCGTTCAAGTCCCTCGCCGACTTCTGCTCGCGGGTGGGGGGCAAGGTCTGCAACCGCAAGGCGATGGAGTCGCTGATCAAGTCGGGCGCCTTTGACCGCTTCGGCGAGCGGCGGCAACTGATGGAGAGCCTGGAGGACGCGCTGAGTTGGGCGCAGGGAGCCGCCGCGATGGCGAGCAGCGGCATGGACGCCCTCTTCGGGATGAGCGAGACGGCGCCCGAGCCGAAACCACGCGCGGGCATCGAACCCTACACCGACCTCCAGCGCCTCGCCATCGAGAAGGAGTCGCTCGGTCTCTACATCTCCGGGCACCCGCTGGAGCAGCACGAGGGCCTGCGCGAGGCCGCCAGTTGCCGCATCTCCGACCTTGACGCCTGGTTCACCACCCAGAACGTTGCGCCGGGCAAGCGGGTCAAGGCCGTGCTGGCGGGCATGATCGAGAGCGTGGTCAAGAAACCCACGAAGTCCGGCGGCATGATGGCCCGCTTCATCCTCGCCGACGAGTCGGGGCAGACGGAACTCGTCGCCTTTTCGCGCGCCTACGACCGCATTCAGGAGAAGCTGATTAACGACACGCCCGCCCTCGTGATCGTGGAACTGGAGTCCGAGGACGGCGGCCTGCGCGCCATCGCCGAGGAGGTCGTGGGCGTCGAGCAACTGGCCGAGGTGCCCAAGGTCATGTACGTGACCATCGACCTGGAGACCGCCAGTCCCGACGCGGTGGGCGAGTTCCAGAGCGTCCTCGACGAACACGCCGGGTCCATGCCCACCTACCTGCGCCTGGAGACGCCCGAGCAGTTCGTGCTCTACCAGCTCGATCACAACATGGGCAGCCCCGAGGCCATCCGTGCCCTGAACGCTGGCTTCCCCTGGGCCGACGCCTATCTCGCCTACGACCAGGGCACCATCCTCAGCCGCTTCGCGCCCAAGCCGCCCGCATGGGCGAATAAGGGTGGGGGGAGGGGGATGCAGGCGTAA
- a CDS encoding N-acetylmuramoyl-L-alanine amidase: MKPHVILLSSLLSCGVAGSWAGAQTDPFQRVAPAQTTPSLRGAPPTAAPASGAATSAGAPSSSGTLSLTGMADATFGLPRASSDGSLTRVVFDLAAGVTYQLTPTFGGLRIDVRGARVLPAVSARLGTSVAEYRAGGGQVTLVTPFPLSLTDGWRASETTVATGARVLIVEFAPTLAGGASPSQRAFVRATAAPVTPDARSVLSAPLSSVATVTAATATPEPPAAVPAPVLARPATPAPLPEGLPPGDAVSAAGRAATPPPAPALPGQESGKPSPLSGRAPGSPQAGAALTVPRLGKNPGLTRVVIDLPPGASYRMVPGGVGLRVELAGVSAAPQTGQNVSPELRAWRFEPTPEGVAVTLLTGTPLTSRSGGRAQLLPPAGGSERSRLAIDLAPALADLTPLTPRERVIAAVPPVPATRGTAILALSASLVQPRVVIDPGHGGRDPGAVGTITEKQVTLDVALRVRALLRAAGVDAVLTRETDTALHANKATDLELRARAGTPGTQLFLSIHVNALEAHSALRGYGVETWWNPNHPLSSSFAAIIQRSVVGVTGAFPRGLKGNRSLSVLRNSRVPAALVEIGYASHPVDGLNLQDENYLDRVALGVAQGIREALVSGVTAGGGAAGK, translated from the coding sequence ATGAAGCCGCATGTCATCTTGCTCTCATCTCTTCTGTCGTGCGGAGTGGCGGGGTCCTGGGCAGGGGCGCAGACCGATCCCTTCCAGCGCGTGGCGCCCGCCCAGACCACGCCCTCGCTTCGGGGCGCGCCGCCTACCGCGGCCCCGGCGAGCGGCGCGGCCACTTCGGCGGGTGCGCCGTCTTCCTCGGGAACCCTGAGCCTGACGGGCATGGCGGACGCGACCTTCGGGCTGCCGCGGGCGAGCAGTGACGGGAGCCTGACGCGGGTGGTGTTCGACCTCGCGGCGGGGGTGACGTACCAGCTCACGCCGACCTTCGGGGGGCTGAGGATCGACGTGCGGGGGGCGCGGGTGCTGCCCGCCGTGAGCGCGCGGCTGGGCACGAGTGTGGCGGAGTACCGGGCGGGGGGCGGGCAGGTCACGCTCGTGACGCCATTTCCGCTCTCGCTGACGGACGGCTGGCGGGCTTCAGAGACGACGGTGGCGACCGGGGCGCGGGTCTTGATCGTGGAGTTCGCCCCGACGCTGGCGGGAGGAGCGAGTCCCTCGCAACGGGCGTTCGTGCGCGCGACGGCGGCGCCCGTAACCCCAGACGCGCGCAGCGTCCTCTCGGCGCCGCTGAGTTCGGTGGCGACGGTCACGGCGGCCACGGCCACGCCCGAGCCGCCCGCCGCGGTTCCGGCCCCGGTGCTGGCCCGGCCCGCCACGCCCGCGCCTCTGCCCGAGGGGCTTCCGCCGGGCGACGCGGTGTCGGCGGCAGGCAGGGCGGCCACGCCCCCGCCCGCCCCGGCCCTCCCCGGTCAGGAGAGCGGCAAGCCGAGCCCCCTGAGCGGACGCGCGCCGGGCAGCCCGCAGGCGGGGGCGGCGCTCACCGTGCCCCGCCTGGGTAAGAATCCGGGGCTCACGCGGGTGGTGATCGACCTGCCGCCGGGGGCGAGTTACCGGATGGTGCCGGGCGGGGTGGGCCTGCGGGTGGAGCTTGCGGGGGTGAGCGCCGCCCCGCAGACCGGGCAGAACGTGAGCCCCGAGCTGCGCGCGTGGCGCTTCGAGCCGACCCCGGAGGGCGTGGCGGTGACGCTGCTGACGGGCACGCCGCTGACCTCGCGCAGCGGGGGGCGGGCGCAACTGCTGCCCCCGGCGGGGGGGAGTGAGCGCTCGCGGCTCGCCATCGACCTCGCCCCGGCGCTGGCGGACCTGACCCCGTTGACGCCCAGGGAGCGGGTGATCGCGGCGGTGCCGCCGGTGCCCGCCACGCGCGGCACGGCGATCCTGGCCCTGAGCGCGAGCCTCGTGCAGCCGCGGGTGGTGATCGACCCCGGGCACGGCGGGCGCGATCCCGGCGCGGTCGGCACGATCACCGAAAAGCAGGTCACGCTCGACGTGGCGCTGCGTGTGCGGGCCCTGTTGCGGGCGGCGGGGGTGGACGCGGTGCTCACCCGCGAGACCGACACGGCCCTGCACGCCAACAAGGCGACCGACCTGGAGTTGCGCGCGAGGGCGGGCACGCCCGGCACCCAGCTTTTCCTGAGCATTCACGTCAACGCCCTGGAAGCCCACTCGGCCCTACGCGGCTACGGGGTCGAGACGTGGTGGAACCCCAACCACCCGCTGTCGAGCAGCTTCGCCGCGATCATCCAGCGGAGCGTGGTGGGGGTCACGGGGGCTTTCCCGCGCGGGCTCAAGGGCAACCGTTCCCTCTCGGTGCTGCGCAACAGCCGCGTTCCCGCCGCGCTCGTCGAGATCGGCTACGCCAGCCACCCCGTCGACGGCCTGAACCTCCAAGACGAGAACTACCTCGACCGCGTGGCCCTCGGCGTCGCGCAGGGCATCCGCGAGGCGCTCGTCAGCGGGGTCACGGCGGGGGGCGGGGCGGCGGGCAAGTAA